The following proteins are co-located in the Silene latifolia isolate original U9 population chromosome 1, ASM4854445v1, whole genome shotgun sequence genome:
- the LOC141644442 gene encoding uncharacterized protein LOC141644442 has translation MTNTNNTTSTTTASATTQTSSTAMFTMEPTDPLYLHPAESTHPVVVDTKLTGIENYLEWKRQMEIAICAKRKLGFLTGVVKRPTNDPLREAAWDTCNCLLITWIMHNVDQPIKRSVMCTRTAKEIWDYLQTQFSVSNGARKFRLNKELDDLSQGDKSICEYFTELRILWQNIEIMSDWPPVTQVTTEINAWLDAQIKEQNERKLFQFLNGLNPSYTTMRSHILMMNPLPTVEEAAAIFQQEEAQRRNYKSMSTEKMESDNLAFYAADQNAPVDASSCPVCKKKGHARDNCWRVVGYPVDHPVSIRFS, from the coding sequence ATGACTAACACAAACAACACCACTTCAACCACCACTGCATCTGCTACTACACAAACTTCTTCCACTGCCATGTTCACCATGGAACCCACTGACCCTCTCTACCTGCATCCAGCAGAGAGCACTCATCCGGTAGTTGTTGATACCAAGCTTACTGGTATTGAGAATTACTTGGAATGGAAAAGACAAATGGAGATAGCCATTTGTGCCAAGAGGAAGCTGGGGTTCCTCACAGGAGTGGTGAAGAGGCCTACAAATGATCCACTCAGGGAGGCTGCCTGGGACACATGTAATTGTCTCCTCATCACGTGGATAATGCACAATGTTGACCAACCCATCAAGAGATCTGTCATGTGCACTAGGACAGCAAAAGAGATATGGGACTACCTTCAAACCCAATTCTCTGTGAGTAATGGGGCAAGGAAGTTCAGGCTCAACAAGGAGCTTGATGACCTCAGTCAGGGAGACAAGTCCATATGTGAGTACTTCACTGAGCTCAGAATCTTGTGGCAAAATATTGAAATCATGTCAGACTGGCCACCAGTCACTCAGGTTACTACTGAAATCAATGCCTGGTTAGATGCTCAAATCAAAGAACAAAATGAAAGGAAACTGTTTCAGTTCCTAAATGGACTGAATCCCTCATACACCACTATGAGGAGTCATATTCTGATGATGAATCCGCTGCCAACTGTGGAAGAAGCCGCTGCCATATTCCAACAGGAGGAGGCACAGAGAAGGAACTATAAGAGTATGAGCACTGAGAAGATGGAGTCTGACAACCTGGCATTTTATGCTGCTGATCAGAATGCACCTGTTGATGCATCCTCCTGCCCTGTGTGCAAGAAGAAGGGCCATGCAAGGGATAACTGTTGGAGAGTGGTGGGCTACCCAGTTGATCACCCTGTATCCATACGGTTTTCATAG
- the LOC141604130 gene encoding tyrosine decarboxylase 2 isoform X2, translated as MLKPMDAEQLREYGHQMVDFVADYYKTIENFPVLSQVQPGYLRELVPSSPPIHPESLQNVLDDVRTKVLQGVTHWQSPAYFAYFPSNSSTAGFLGEILSAGLNIVGFSWMSCPAATELEIIVLDWLAILLNLPEAFLSSGHGGGVIQGTASEAVLVVLLAARDEMLKKLGKDALGKLVVYSSDQAHSSVQKACQIAGIHPENFRILKTNSRTAYALSPEEFSKVVSQDVASSLIPLLLSATVGTTSSTAVDPLPDLGKITKSNGIWFHVDAAFAGSACICPEYRHYIDGVEEADSFNMNAHKWFLTNFDCSALWVKNRQALIQSLSTYPEYLRNKASETNAVVDYKDWQIPLGRRFRSLKLWMVLRLYGQEGLQSYIRNHISLAKTFEELVIQDSRFEVITPRLFSLVCFRLLPPANHQDKGDNLNQALLDAVNSTGTIFMSHTVLSGKYVLRLAVGAPLTEEKHIKAAWEILQEKATFLLKYV; from the exons ATGTTAAAACCCATGGATGCAGAACAACTTCGAGAGTACGGGCATCAAATGGTTGATTTTGTAGCTGATTATTATAAAACCATTGAAAATTTCCCTGTTCTTAGCCAAGTTCAG CCAGGGTATCTTCGCGAGCTTGTACCGTCTTCCCCACCTATTCATCCTGAATCTTTACAAAATGTTCTTGATG ATGTAAGAACAAAAGTATTACAAGGGGTAACACATTGGCAAAGCCCGGCATATTTTGCATATTTCCCTTCTAATAGCAGCACTGCAGGGTTTCTGGGTGAAATTCTTAGTGCTGGTCTCAACATTGTTGGCTTTAGTTGGATGAGTTGTCCGGCTGCAACTGAACTGGAAATTATCGTCTTAGATTGGCTCGCTATTTTGCTCAACCTACCTGAAGCTTTTCTTTCTTCTG GTCACGGTGGTGGTGTGATACAAGGAACTGCTAGTGAAGCAGTTCTAGTTGTGTTACTGGCTGCGCGTGACGAGATGCTGAAAAAGCTTGGAAAAGATGCACTGGGAAAACTTGTTGTATATTCATCGGACCAAGCACATTCTTCTGTTCAGAAAGCATGTCAG ATTGCAGGGATTCATCCTGAAAATTTTAGAATACTGAAGACAAACTCAAGAACTGCATATGCCCTTTCTCCAGAAGAATTTTCGAAAGTCGTATCACAAGACGTGGCCTCTAGTCTCATACCACTTCTTTTAAGTGCTACT GTCGGGACCACCTCTTCAACCGCAGTTGATCCCTTGCCTGATCTAGGAAAGATCACCAAG AGTAATGGAATTTGGTTTCATGTTGATGCTGCTTTTGCTGGAAGTGCTTGCATATGTCCTGAATACCGGCATTACATTGATGGCGTGGAAGAAGCTGACTCATTTAACATGAATGCACATAAGTGGTTCCTTACTAATTTCGATTGCTCAGCTCTTTGGGTTAAG AACAGACAGGCTCTCATTCAATCCTTGTCCACCTATCCAGAGTACTTGAGGAATAAA GCTTCAGAGACAAACGCAGTCGTGGATTACAAGGACTGGCAAATTCCTCTTGGTCGTCGATTCAG ATCGCTAAAACTGTGGATGGTTCTACGATTATATGGCCAGGAGGGCTTGCAGTCTTATATAAGAAATCATATATCATTGGCTAAAACGTTTGAGGAACTGGTTATTCAAGACTCGAGATTTGAG GTGATTACTCCTAGGCTGTTTTCGTTAGTGTGTTTCCGGTTGCTACCTCCTGCTAATCATCAAGACAAAGGTGATAACCTGAACCAAGCGCTACTGGATGCTGTCAACTCGACTGGGACCATATTCATGTCTCACACA GTCCTGTCTGGTAAGTATGTGCTACGTTTGGCTGTTGGAGCTCCCTTGACGGAAGAAAAACATATTAAGGCAGCTTGGGAGATATTGCAAGAAAAAGCCACTTTTCTGTTGAAGTATGTCTAG
- the LOC141604130 gene encoding tyrosine decarboxylase 2 isoform X1 — MEGEMLKPMDAEQLREYGHQMVDFVADYYKTIENFPVLSQVQPGYLRELVPSSPPIHPESLQNVLDDVRTKVLQGVTHWQSPAYFAYFPSNSSTAGFLGEILSAGLNIVGFSWMSCPAATELEIIVLDWLAILLNLPEAFLSSGHGGGVIQGTASEAVLVVLLAARDEMLKKLGKDALGKLVVYSSDQAHSSVQKACQIAGIHPENFRILKTNSRTAYALSPEEFSKVVSQDVASSLIPLLLSATVGTTSSTAVDPLPDLGKITKSNGIWFHVDAAFAGSACICPEYRHYIDGVEEADSFNMNAHKWFLTNFDCSALWVKNRQALIQSLSTYPEYLRNKASETNAVVDYKDWQIPLGRRFRSLKLWMVLRLYGQEGLQSYIRNHISLAKTFEELVIQDSRFEVITPRLFSLVCFRLLPPANHQDKGDNLNQALLDAVNSTGTIFMSHTVLSGKYVLRLAVGAPLTEEKHIKAAWEILQEKATFLLKYV, encoded by the exons AT GGAAGGAGAAATGTTAAAACCCATGGATGCAGAACAACTTCGAGAGTACGGGCATCAAATGGTTGATTTTGTAGCTGATTATTATAAAACCATTGAAAATTTCCCTGTTCTTAGCCAAGTTCAG CCAGGGTATCTTCGCGAGCTTGTACCGTCTTCCCCACCTATTCATCCTGAATCTTTACAAAATGTTCTTGATG ATGTAAGAACAAAAGTATTACAAGGGGTAACACATTGGCAAAGCCCGGCATATTTTGCATATTTCCCTTCTAATAGCAGCACTGCAGGGTTTCTGGGTGAAATTCTTAGTGCTGGTCTCAACATTGTTGGCTTTAGTTGGATGAGTTGTCCGGCTGCAACTGAACTGGAAATTATCGTCTTAGATTGGCTCGCTATTTTGCTCAACCTACCTGAAGCTTTTCTTTCTTCTG GTCACGGTGGTGGTGTGATACAAGGAACTGCTAGTGAAGCAGTTCTAGTTGTGTTACTGGCTGCGCGTGACGAGATGCTGAAAAAGCTTGGAAAAGATGCACTGGGAAAACTTGTTGTATATTCATCGGACCAAGCACATTCTTCTGTTCAGAAAGCATGTCAG ATTGCAGGGATTCATCCTGAAAATTTTAGAATACTGAAGACAAACTCAAGAACTGCATATGCCCTTTCTCCAGAAGAATTTTCGAAAGTCGTATCACAAGACGTGGCCTCTAGTCTCATACCACTTCTTTTAAGTGCTACT GTCGGGACCACCTCTTCAACCGCAGTTGATCCCTTGCCTGATCTAGGAAAGATCACCAAG AGTAATGGAATTTGGTTTCATGTTGATGCTGCTTTTGCTGGAAGTGCTTGCATATGTCCTGAATACCGGCATTACATTGATGGCGTGGAAGAAGCTGACTCATTTAACATGAATGCACATAAGTGGTTCCTTACTAATTTCGATTGCTCAGCTCTTTGGGTTAAG AACAGACAGGCTCTCATTCAATCCTTGTCCACCTATCCAGAGTACTTGAGGAATAAA GCTTCAGAGACAAACGCAGTCGTGGATTACAAGGACTGGCAAATTCCTCTTGGTCGTCGATTCAG ATCGCTAAAACTGTGGATGGTTCTACGATTATATGGCCAGGAGGGCTTGCAGTCTTATATAAGAAATCATATATCATTGGCTAAAACGTTTGAGGAACTGGTTATTCAAGACTCGAGATTTGAG GTGATTACTCCTAGGCTGTTTTCGTTAGTGTGTTTCCGGTTGCTACCTCCTGCTAATCATCAAGACAAAGGTGATAACCTGAACCAAGCGCTACTGGATGCTGTCAACTCGACTGGGACCATATTCATGTCTCACACA GTCCTGTCTGGTAAGTATGTGCTACGTTTGGCTGTTGGAGCTCCCTTGACGGAAGAAAAACATATTAAGGCAGCTTGGGAGATATTGCAAGAAAAAGCCACTTTTCTGTTGAAGTATGTCTAG